In Streptomyces capitiformicae, one genomic interval encodes:
- a CDS encoding hydantoinase B/oxoprolinase family protein: protein MTGWQFWVDRGGTFTDVVARRPDGRLLTHKLLSDNPARYADAAVAGVRELLDGSDAPIEAVRMGTTVATNALLERTGERTLLVITRGFRDALRIAYQNRPRIFARAIELPELLYERVVEVDERIAADGTVLRAPDLDALAGPLRQAYDDGIRAVAVVCMHSHLHPAHEQAVGELAARNGFPQISLSSEVSPLMKLVPRGDTAVVDAYLSPVLRRYVRHVADELRGVRLMFMQSNGGLAEAGQFRGKDAILSGPAGGIVGMARMSQLAGFDRVIGFDMGGTSTDVSHFAGEYERVFTTQIAGVRLRAPMLDIHTVAAGGGSVLHFDGSRYRVGPDSAGASPGPACYRGGGPLTVTDANIMLGRIQSAHFPSVFGPDGDQPLDDALVRARFADLSRQIRDDTGDNRAPEQVAEGYLQIAVANIANAVKRISVQKGHDVTRYALTTFGGAGGQHACMVADSLGIRTVLVPPMAGVLSALGIGLADTTAMREQSVEAPLEPAAMPGILSTADDLEGATRAELLAEDVPEDRIRVTRRAQLRYDGTDTALGVELAEPATMRRAFEERHRATYSFTLDRPIVVEALSVEATGLTAPPDLSALAPYEGLTTTPETVSLHTGGAWLDVPLHRREELPPGETVTGPAIITEPGATTVVDDGWRAATTHDGHLVMERAAVTESSDLGTESDPVLLEVFNNLFMSIAEQMGARLESTAQSVNIKERLDFSCALFDPDGNLVANAPHIPVHLGSMGTSVKEVIRRRGTSMHPGDTYAVNDPYHGGTHLPDVTVITPVFDPEGDRILFYVASRGHHAEIGGIQPGSMPANSRTIDEEGILFDNWLLAENGRFRERETLRLLTEAPYPSRNPQTNLADLRAQIAANRKGVDEVARMIDDFGLDVVQAYMRHVQDNAEESVRRVIDALDDGEYAYETDSGAVIRVQVRVDRENRSATIDFTGTSAQLSGNFNAPFAVVNAAVLYVFRTLVADDIPLNDGCLRPLNIVVPPGSMLAPEPPAAVVAGNVETSQAITGALYAALRVQAEGSGTMNNVTFGNERHQYYETVASGSGAGDGFPGAPVVQTHMTNSRLTDPEVLEWRLPVLLDEFAVRRGSGGAGRWRGGDGAVRRIRFHEPMTVSTLSQHRRIPPYGMAGGAPGALGANRVERADGSVVELGGSDSADVGPGDVLVIETPGGGGYGPPSRDNHPAGEETDDPRAH, encoded by the coding sequence GTGACAGGCTGGCAGTTCTGGGTCGATCGTGGCGGCACCTTCACCGACGTCGTCGCACGACGCCCGGACGGCCGCCTGCTCACGCACAAGCTCCTCTCCGACAACCCCGCGCGGTACGCAGACGCGGCTGTCGCCGGCGTCCGTGAACTCCTCGACGGCTCCGATGCCCCCATCGAGGCCGTCCGTATGGGCACCACCGTCGCCACCAACGCCCTCCTGGAGCGCACGGGAGAGCGCACCCTCCTCGTCATCACCCGCGGCTTCCGTGACGCCCTGCGCATCGCCTACCAGAACCGACCCCGCATCTTCGCCCGCGCGATCGAACTTCCCGAGCTGCTGTACGAGCGTGTCGTCGAGGTCGACGAGCGCATCGCCGCCGACGGCACGGTGCTGCGCGCCCCCGATCTGGACGCTCTCGCGGGGCCGCTCCGTCAGGCGTACGACGACGGGATCCGCGCCGTGGCCGTCGTCTGCATGCACAGCCACCTCCACCCCGCCCATGAACAGGCGGTCGGCGAGCTGGCCGCCCGGAACGGCTTCCCCCAGATCTCGCTCTCCAGCGAGGTCAGCCCCTTGATGAAGCTCGTCCCACGGGGTGACACGGCCGTCGTCGACGCCTACCTGTCGCCCGTGCTGCGCCGCTACGTGCGGCACGTCGCCGACGAACTCCGAGGCGTACGGCTGATGTTCATGCAGTCCAACGGCGGGCTCGCCGAAGCCGGCCAGTTCCGCGGCAAGGACGCCATCCTCTCCGGGCCGGCGGGCGGCATCGTGGGCATGGCCCGCATGTCGCAGCTCGCCGGCTTCGACCGCGTCATCGGCTTCGACATGGGCGGCACCTCCACTGACGTCTCGCACTTCGCGGGCGAGTACGAGCGGGTCTTCACCACACAGATCGCGGGCGTACGACTGCGGGCACCCATGCTGGACATCCACACCGTCGCCGCGGGCGGTGGCTCTGTCCTGCACTTCGACGGCTCCCGCTACCGCGTAGGGCCGGACTCGGCGGGCGCGTCCCCGGGCCCGGCCTGCTACCGGGGCGGCGGCCCGCTCACGGTCACCGACGCCAACATCATGCTCGGCCGCATCCAGTCCGCGCACTTTCCCAGCGTGTTCGGTCCCGACGGCGACCAACCGCTCGACGACGCCCTGGTCCGGGCCCGCTTCGCAGACCTCTCGCGCCAGATCCGGGACGACACGGGCGACAACCGCGCGCCCGAGCAAGTCGCCGAGGGCTACCTGCAGATCGCCGTCGCCAACATCGCCAACGCGGTCAAGCGGATCTCCGTCCAGAAGGGTCACGACGTCACCCGCTACGCACTCACCACCTTCGGTGGTGCGGGCGGCCAGCACGCGTGCATGGTCGCCGACTCGCTCGGCATCCGCACGGTACTCGTCCCGCCCATGGCCGGGGTGCTCTCCGCCCTCGGCATCGGTCTCGCCGACACCACCGCCATGCGCGAGCAATCCGTGGAGGCCCCACTGGAGCCCGCCGCGATGCCCGGCATCCTGAGCACCGCCGACGACCTGGAGGGCGCCACCCGCGCCGAACTCCTCGCCGAGGACGTCCCCGAGGACCGGATCCGGGTCACTCGCCGCGCCCAACTCCGCTACGACGGCACGGACACCGCCCTCGGTGTCGAACTCGCCGAGCCCGCCACCATGCGGCGCGCCTTCGAAGAACGTCATCGCGCCACGTACTCCTTCACCCTCGACCGACCGATCGTCGTCGAAGCCCTCTCCGTGGAAGCCACCGGCCTCACCGCACCCCCCGATCTCTCCGCCCTCGCACCTTACGAAGGCCTCACCACCACCCCGGAGACGGTCAGCCTCCACACGGGCGGCGCCTGGCTCGACGTGCCACTGCACCGCCGCGAGGAACTGCCCCCCGGCGAAACCGTCACCGGCCCCGCGATCATCACCGAGCCCGGCGCGACGACCGTCGTCGACGACGGCTGGCGGGCCGCGACGACCCACGACGGGCATCTGGTCATGGAACGCGCGGCCGTCACGGAGAGTTCCGATCTCGGCACGGAAAGTGATCCGGTTCTGTTGGAGGTCTTCAACAACCTCTTCATGTCGATCGCCGAACAGATGGGCGCCCGACTGGAATCGACCGCTCAGTCGGTCAACATCAAGGAACGCCTCGACTTCTCCTGCGCCCTCTTCGACCCCGACGGCAACCTCGTCGCCAACGCCCCCCACATCCCCGTGCACCTGGGCTCCATGGGCACCAGCGTCAAGGAGGTCATCCGCCGACGCGGCACCTCCATGCACCCGGGCGACACCTACGCGGTCAACGACCCGTACCACGGCGGCACCCACCTGCCCGACGTCACGGTGATCACCCCGGTCTTCGACCCTGAGGGCGACCGCATCCTGTTCTACGTCGCCTCACGCGGCCACCACGCCGAGATCGGCGGCATCCAGCCGGGCTCCATGCCGGCGAACAGCCGCACCATCGACGAGGAGGGCATCCTCTTCGACAACTGGCTCCTCGCCGAGAACGGCCGCTTCCGCGAGCGGGAGACCCTCCGCCTGCTCACCGAGGCCCCGTACCCCTCCCGCAATCCGCAGACCAACCTCGCCGACCTGCGCGCCCAGATCGCGGCCAACCGGAAGGGCGTCGACGAAGTCGCCCGCATGATCGACGACTTCGGGCTCGACGTCGTCCAGGCGTACATGAGGCACGTCCAGGACAACGCCGAGGAATCGGTCCGCCGTGTCATCGACGCCCTGGACGATGGCGAGTACGCCTACGAGACCGACTCCGGCGCCGTCATCCGCGTACAGGTGCGTGTGGACCGCGAGAACCGCTCCGCGACCATCGACTTCACCGGCACCTCCGCGCAGCTCAGCGGAAACTTCAACGCCCCCTTCGCCGTGGTCAACGCGGCCGTCCTCTATGTCTTCCGCACTCTCGTCGCCGACGACATCCCGCTCAACGACGGCTGCCTGCGCCCCCTGAACATCGTCGTCCCGCCCGGCTCGATGCTCGCCCCCGAACCCCCGGCCGCCGTCGTCGCGGGCAACGTCGAGACCTCACAGGCCATCACCGGCGCCCTCTACGCCGCCCTGCGCGTCCAGGCAGAGGGGTCCGGCACCATGAACAACGTCACCTTCGGCAACGAACGCCACCAGTACTACGAGACCGTCGCCTCCGGCTCCGGCGCGGGCGACGGCTTCCCGGGCGCGCCCGTCGTACAGACCCATATGACCAACTCCCGGCTGACCGACCCCGAGGTCCTGGAGTGGCGTCTGCCCGTCCTGCTCGACGAGTTCGCCGTCCGGCGGGGCAGCGGCGGCGCGGGACGGTGGCGCGGAGGCGACGGGGCCGTTCGCCGCATCCGGTTTCACGAGCCGATGACCGTCTCCACCCTTTCGCAGCACCGAAGGATCCCGCCCTACGGGATGGCCGGCGGCGCCCCCGGAGCCCTCGGCGCCAACCGGGTGGAGCGCGCGGACGGCAGCGTCGTGGAACTCGGCGGAAGTGATTCGGCAGATGTCGGCCCCGGCGACGTACTAGTCATCGAAACCCCGGGCGGCGGGGGCTACGGTCCACCGTCGCGCGACAACCATCCAGCAGGAGAAGAGACCGATGATCCTCGGGCGCACTGA
- a CDS encoding DUF742 domain-containing protein — protein sequence MSRDGQGRSHWFDDEAGPVVRPYAMTRGRTSHAVQHRLDLIAVVVTEPHVDDPEEDHALAPEHVRIVELCRDTPQSVAELGAELDLPVGVVRVLVGDLVDEELVHVTRPVPPAELVDESILRDVINGLRAL from the coding sequence ATGAGCCGAGACGGTCAGGGAAGAAGCCACTGGTTCGACGACGAGGCCGGACCGGTGGTCCGTCCGTACGCGATGACGCGTGGCCGGACCAGCCACGCGGTCCAGCACCGCCTCGATCTGATCGCCGTGGTCGTCACGGAACCGCATGTCGACGACCCGGAGGAGGACCACGCGCTGGCCCCGGAGCACGTCCGTATCGTCGAGCTCTGCCGTGACACCCCGCAGTCGGTCGCCGAACTCGGCGCCGAGCTGGACCTGCCCGTCGGCGTGGTGCGTGTCCTCGTGGGAGACCTCGTGGACGAGGAACTGGTCCACGTGACACGTCCCGTACCGCCTGCCGAGCTGGTGGACGAGAGTATTCTGCGCGACGTGATCAACGGCCTCCGGGCGCTCTGA
- a CDS encoding roadblock/LC7 domain-containing protein, giving the protein MTAPKAEGPTATGMSGELNWLLDDLVERVASIRKALVLSGDGLPMGVSKDLTREDSEHLAAVSSGFHSLAKGVGRHFDAGNVRQTVVELDEAFLFVTAAGDGSCLAVLADADADIGQVAYEMTLLVKRVGVHLGSAPRTDVSQGG; this is encoded by the coding sequence ATGACCGCACCGAAGGCCGAAGGGCCCACCGCGACCGGCATGTCCGGTGAGCTGAACTGGCTCCTGGACGACCTGGTGGAGCGCGTCGCCAGCATCCGCAAGGCGCTCGTGCTCTCCGGCGACGGACTGCCCATGGGCGTCTCCAAGGACCTCACCAGAGAGGACAGCGAGCACCTCGCCGCTGTCTCCTCCGGATTCCACAGCCTGGCCAAGGGCGTCGGCCGCCACTTCGACGCGGGCAACGTCCGGCAGACCGTCGTCGAACTCGACGAGGCCTTCCTCTTCGTCACGGCCGCCGGCGACGGCAGCTGCCTCGCCGTCCTCGCGGACGCCGACGCCGACATCGGTCAGGTCGCGTACGAGATGACGCTCCTCGTCAAGCGGGTCGGCGTACATCTGGGCTCCGCGCCGCGCACCGATGTGTCCCAGGGCGGGTAG